TACTATTTAAAATCACAAAAATGTTCGATTTTTTGTGTCTAAAATATTGACATAAGTCCATTCCTAGTTTCAATTCCACTACTGGTACGATTAGAACAAATATTAAAAAAAGAAGGTCATAACGTTAATAAAAAGTTTCAATTCCACTACTGGTACGATTAGAACTTTTAACTTTATTATTATGTATGATTACAACAAGTATGTTTCAATTCCACTACTGGTACGATTAGAACCATCAAAAACCTGTAAAAATAAAGGTTTACCATTTATAACCTTTTCATTTCATAAATATTATATCACGAAGTTATCAGGATTTGAAGGACTTTTTTGTTTGTCGACCCTCGGGGGTTTTTGCATCACCGGAGGTCGACGACATTTTCAATTTTCAATCCCTCAACTTCAAGCTAATGTCTAAAGCTTTAACTGAATGTGTTAATGCTCCTGATGAAATAACATCAACACCGGTTTTAGCTACTTCTTCAATATTATCTAATGTAATGTTACCTGAAGCTTCTAGTATAACCCTACCTTCATTTATTTCTACTGCTTTTTTCATGTCCTCTATACTCATGTTATCTAGCATTACTATATCCGCTTTAGCTTCAATAGCTTCTTTAAGTTCAGTTAAAGTTTCTACTTCAACTTCAACTTTAACTGTATGACCTATCTTTTCTCTTAAAGTTGATATAGCTTCTTTAATTCCACCGGCTGCTTTTATATGATTATCCTTTATCATAACAGCATCAGATAAATTAAAGCGATGGTTATAGCCTCCTCCCATCCTAACTGCATATTTCTCTAAAGCTCTTAATCCAGGTGTAGTTTTTCTAGTATCAACTAATTTCACATCATATTTTTCTATTCTTTTAGTATATAACGATGTTTGGGTAGCTATTCCTGACATTCGCTGAATAAGATTGAGAGCTGTTCTCTCTGCTGATAAAATAGCTCTCGTTTTTCCCTTTAATTTTACGATAACTGTCCCCTTATTTGCCTCATCACCATCGTTAACTAACCTTTGAATTTCTATATTATCATCTAAAAATTTAAAAGCTGTCTCTACTACTTCTAACCCTGCTATTACACCATCTTCTTTTACAACTATTTCTGCTTCACTTATACTTTCTTCATCTATTAAATTATCGGTTGTTATGTCACCATTATTCATATCCTCTAATAATGCCTTCTTAACTATCTCTTCTATATGAAATCTTTGCATCTTAAGTCTCTCTCCTTGCATAATCTTATATATTCTCTATTTTATAACATCCGATACTTTCTTTTCTCTTTAAACTACTATCTATGATTAATTTTACTACAGTAAGCATATTAATAACCTCTAAATAATCAATAGAATAATTTCTTTTATTTGAAATAGCTTCTAACATTCTCGTGATAATCTCATTTGCTTTTATCAAGCCTACTTCTGTTCTAACTATTCCTACATAATCACTCATTATGTTTCTTACTAAATATTTAATGTCTTCAACAATATTGTCAACTTTTCTTTTCTTTATATTTACCTCATCAGTTTTATTTACTTCTTGTACTTGAACATTATCTTTATTAAAGTTTATATGGTTAGCTATTCTTTTACCAAATACTATACACTCTAAAAGAGAATTGCTTGCTAATCTATTGGCTCCATGAACACCTGTATTAGCACATTCTCCACAGGCATATAGATTTTCTATGTTAGTCCTACCATTAATATCTGTTACTATTCCACCTATAAAGTAATGCTCTACTGGTATTACTGGTATATAATCCTTTGACATGTCGAATCCATTTTCTAAACACTTTTTATATATATTAGGAA
The window above is part of the Caldisalinibacter kiritimatiensis genome. Proteins encoded here:
- the nadC gene encoding carboxylating nicotinate-nucleotide diphosphorylase, with product MQRFHIEEIVKKALLEDMNNGDITTDNLIDEESISEAEIVVKEDGVIAGLEVVETAFKFLDDNIEIQRLVNDGDEANKGTVIVKLKGKTRAILSAERTALNLIQRMSGIATQTSLYTKRIEKYDVKLVDTRKTTPGLRALEKYAVRMGGGYNHRFNLSDAVMIKDNHIKAAGGIKEAISTLREKIGHTVKVEVEVETLTELKEAIEAKADIVMLDNMSIEDMKKAVEINEGRVILEASGNITLDNIEEVAKTGVDVISSGALTHSVKALDISLKLRD